CTCTGGATTCTGGTTCCTCGCAATTTAAAGGGGATGAAAACTTAATGAGCATCTTGCTGATGCTGGCTGAACAAAAGACCAGCTTAACAATGCAAGTAGGTAGTACTGACACAGGTGCACCAGGTGAAATTCAAGTCACAGCTGACTTATACGATGTTTTGATTGAAGCGGGCAAAGATAAAGGCAAAGTATTGAGCCAGTTTGATCCCATGGACCATGCGGATGACATCGTCTTAGTTGGCTCAGTGTTAATGGATCATCTTTATACTCTGTACCAATATGAAACGGTCAAGGTACAAGATGAATGGCAACTTAAACCATTAGGTGTGTGGATTTTCAATAAGCCAAATGGAGCAAAAATCATCACCAGTGTGCAATCTAAAACAGCCAGTATTTTTGAATGAGAGATGGGAGGAAGTATGTCGTTAACATTAAATGGAGTTTGGCAGAACAGCTATGGCTCTCTAATGACACTTGAGGTCAATCAGTCAGGACAAATCGTTGGGGAATACAGTTCAACTACTGGGGCAACAGGTACCTATTTGGTAATTGGCTATAGTCAGCCGAGAAATCCCTCCAGCGACTTAGGGCAAGCCGTTGTACTGTCTATTTTTTGGCGGCCCATAGATCAGCCCGCAGGGGACGATGGTGTGCATTGGATGTCGACCTATTGTGGTCAGCTTAGTGCAGAGGGGGAATTGACCGTGATTAACACCTTACTCACCACGACGCCCTATAACAAATTTGCTCCGGGAGATTATGTAGACAAGCTGGTATTCACAAAAACCTCAGAGCAAGGAAAACCTGTTTTCTCTAATGCAGGTATTAAGGACAGCAATGACAATCGAATCAATGGCGAATGGCAAAGAGAGGATGGCTTAGCCAAATTAAGCTTGAATATTCAGAATCAAACCTATGGTTTCATTAGTGGTGTTTTAACCTTAGCGGGAGAAGATATTGCCATGTTGGGTTTTACCGACACCTACGCTGATAACAATATATTACAAAGTCTCACCTTGAGTGGTTATATGCTTAGTAATCAACAGCCAATTTCTTTGCTGGGTCGTATGTCTTTAGATGCGACACAGCTGGATGTTACTCGCTGGCTTGCTCATGCCACAGCACCGAGTGATGTCTATTTTCAATCTGAAGCAACCCATTGGCGTTTTATAAAACAATCAATAGATTGATGTGATTCGTGAGGGATAACAAATGCGTCTGAGCCAAGCCTACGATAAGTTCGAACATGACCAAACCGTATTAGACTGCTTTCTTCAGATGTGGCGTTACTCTGCTGATTTGATGTTTATCATGTCGGTGGAGAAAAACGGTGAATTTACCCTCTACGATAACAATCCTGCCTCCAAAAAAGTCATGGGTTTGTCTGAAGATGACAAGGTTCATCGATTGGACTTACGTCAACAATTTGGTGATGAAATGGCGGAACAAGTGTTCGCCACTTATCAACAAGTTATTGAAGGCGGTAAGCCTATTTCGATTGAACAAAATGGTGTTCGTGGTGATGGTACTAAGATTTATTTTGATACCTTGTTTGTTCCCATTTTTAATGCCCAGGGAGAAGCCATTTTTGTCTGTGGTACAAGTCGTGACATAACCAAGATAAAAGATGCGGAAAAGGTGGCATTGCAAGCCAATGAAAAATTAACCGAGTACAGCTTGGCGTTGGAGTCCGTTAATCAAGATTTGGATAAAAAAGTCACTGAGAGAACCAAAGAATTGGAACGTGCCAAACATATTGCAGAAGAGGCACTTGAGGCAAAATCCTCTTTCGTTGCGCACATGAGTCATGAAATACGCACACCTATCAATGCTGTTATTGGACTGAGTTACCTTACCTTAAAAACGTCACTGAATGATGCCCAAAGAGATTCTTTGGAAAAGATCCTCACAGCGGGAGAGTCCTTACTCCGTATCGTCAATGATGTGTTGGACTTTTCGAAGGCGGAAGCTGGCAGAATGACCCTGGAGAAAACGGATTTTTCTGCAACGAAACTACTGCAACATGCTATCAGCCTCAATCAAGTACAAGCCTTGGCGAAGAACATTATCTTGTCTGTTGACATATCGCCCAATGTGCCTGCCGTGTTAAGTGGCGATCCATTGCGCATTCAACAGCTTTTAACAAATTTGATTAGTAATGCCGTTAAATTTACTGAGCATGGTGGTGTGAAAGTACGTTTAATGGCTGAACCTAGTTCTGATCATCAGATTATTTTTATTGGTGAGGTCATTGATACTGGTATTGGTATTTCTTCTGCGGACCAAAGTCGTTTATTTGAATCTTTTCAACAAGCTGATGACAGCATTACTCGGGCTTATGGCGGCACGGGTCTTGGTTTGGCCATTTGTCGACAAATTTGCGATCTGATGAATGGACATTTAGAAGTAAATAGCCATGTTGGCATGGGATCAACGTTTCGTTTTGAGTTACCTCTTGAGATTTCTAGCAATCAATTTGAACCGGTTGTTGAGCACAGATCTGGGGCCAACATCGAGATACCAAATTGTTCAGCAATGCGAATTTTGCTAGTGGAAGACAACCCTATTAATCAGAAAGTGATGATGGGGTATTTAGATGAGACAGGGGCACAGGTCATCATTGCCAATAACGGTCAACAAGCCATAGATAGGGTTCAGCAGCAGACTTTTGATATTGTCTTGATGGACATTCAAATGCCAGTAATGGACGGTCTAACAGCCACCAAGGGAATTCGATCTTTGCCGACAGGAAAACAACTTCCCATTTTTGCCATGACAGCGCATGTTTCAGAAGATGCTAAAAGAAAATCTGCTCAAGCAGGAATGGATGGACATCTAGATAAGCCCATAGATAAAGCGGCTTTATACAAAATTTTACAAATTTACCAGCCAAAAGAGCAGCAAGATGTTACATCATCTCATGAGATAACTGAAGACGTTAGAGCAGACGATGAGTTTGATGAATTGCTGTCTAGCATTTCCGCTATCGATGCATTAGACGTTAACCAAGCGATCAATAAACTGGATGGCAAATCAGTATTTTATCTTGAACTTGTAGCGGAATTTTGTGACAAGTATCGAGGTTTTTCATATCACAATCTAACGCCAGATCGCGTCTTACTGGAAGTGCATTCCTTAAAATCCAGTTTGTTATACATTGGGGCATTTCGCCTTAGTGAAGCTTGTGCCGAGCTGGAAGCTCAATTGTTTGAAGAGTCAGATAGTTCAATAGAACTCGGCATTCTAGAAAGCCAATTGCACACCTTAATGGATCAACTTGAGACGTGTTTGTCCACATGGGAAAAAGGGAAGCAGCAGATTAGCTTAAGCAAGGATGAGCTCATTTCGGCTTGTGCTAGCTTAGCTACAGTGGAAGCCTTATTGAGGCAATCAGATTTTTCCGTAGAAAACCCTTTGAAAGAGTTACAGAAAATGCTGTCGGGAACCAAATACGCTTTATCCGTGGAAAATATACGCTATTCCGTTTCATCGATTGAATTTGAACATGCGGCTGAACTTTGTCAATCATTGTTAGCTAGTTTGCAAGGTGACCTTGTATGACAGTGGTAAATCGCCAAAAAGTTCTTGTGATCGATGACGAGAGAATTAATTTAAAAATCATTAGTGACATATTGCGTGAAGATGCTGATGTGGTGTTGGCAATCAGTGGAGAGCAGGGCATTCGTAAAGCCATTGAGTATAAGCCGGATTTAATATTATTGGATGTACTTATGCCGGGACTGGATGGCTATGAAACCATGAATCGACTACGACATGATGTGCGAACAAGTACCATTCCGGTGATTTTTATCACTGCTTTAGATGATGCCAGCCATGAAGAGAAAGCGCTATTAATGGGAGCCTGTGATTACATTCAAAAACCACTTAACCACAACATAGTTCAAGCTAGGGTTCGTCTTCACTTACAGTTAACGAAACAACGTAAGTTATTAGAGCAATTGGCAAATATTGACCCATTAACCGCATTGGCAAATCGACGTCGTTATGAAGAGTTTATTGTGCGTGAATGGCAGACAGCCATTCAACACAATGAATGTTTGTCTTTATTAGTGCTTGATATAGATAATTTTAAGCAATATAACGATTGCTATGGGCACGCGACAGGTGACAAAGTACTAAAACGTGTTGCGACGGTTCTGGCAGGTCAAATAAAACCTGGTGAAGGGCTCGTCGCTCGATATGGTGGTGAGGAGTTTGTCGTGGTTTTACCGCGTTTTTCTCAGCAAGAGGCGGAGCGTATTGCTAAGAAATGCATGCTTGATATTGAAGAATTGAATTTATCTTATTCTCACCAAGGTCAAACTGGTCAAGTCACGGTAAGCGTGGGAGGTGTATGCGTGAGTCCTTTGGTAGGTGATTTGGTGGAAGATTTCTTCGATAAAGCAGACAGTAAACTAGTGGAAGCGAAGAATTCTGGAAAGAATAAAATTTTATGGTTTCATTCACACGAATTGGATATCTCAGTTAAGTGAGCTAGTTGCCCATGTAGGCTTTTAGCTCAATAGCTGTGGTATGGTTAGTTGGAATGAATAAGGTGGCTTTCTTCTGGTCGCAGTGTTAATACTTCAAAACCATTTTGCGTGACTAAGATGGTGTGCTCCCATTGTGCAGAGAGTTTCTTGTCGGCCGTGACGACAGTCCAGCCATCCTTTTTGGTCTTGGTTTTGGCTTTGCCTTGGTTCACCATGGGTTCGATAGTAAAAGTCATTCCAGCTTTTAGTTCAGGGCCTCTTCCGCGTTTGCCATAATGTAATATCTGTGGTTCTTCGTGCATTTCTTTGCCAATTCCATGACCGCAATATTCTTTGACAATACTGTAGCCTTGTTTTTCCGCAACGGCTTGAACTGCTGCGCCTATATCGCCTAAGGTAGCTCCTGGTTTGACTTCTCTAATCCCTGCCCACATTGCTTCATAAGTGGTTTTAACCAGTTTTTTAGCAATCGGACTGGTTTGGCTCATTAGATACATTTTGCTTGAGTCCGCAATGAAACCGTTTTTTTCCAAGGTGATGTCAAAATTCACAATGTCTTTTGCTGATAGCTTTTTGTTTGCCGAAGGCATGCCATGACAGACAACTTCATTGATCGATGAATTCAAACAAAATTGATAGCCATATTGCCCCAAGCTGGCGGGTCGAGCATTAAGCTGTTTACGAATATAGTTTTCAACTTGAGAGTTGACCTCCAAGGTTGAAATGCCTTCTTTTACTATGTCATCAAGCATAGTAAAGACTTGGGCCAGAAGACGACCGGATTCACGCATAAATTCGATTTCTGGTGCGGATTTTATGATGCCTTGTATCATTTTAGTTAGACCGCTTTCAGCTTGTCTGTGGTACTGGCTTTATGCATTTCCTGCGCAATAATGTCGGCAAAGGTCAGAGTTGGATTCTGTTCTGCCAAACGACCCATTTTGATCCAAAATTCGGCCTGAGCATTAATTGAGCGAGACATGACTTGACTACTGGTACGCACTTCATCGTGCAAATCATCAGAGATTTTAATAATACCCATAATATATGATCCATAACAATTTATATATGGATCATATATTGGGTAAAGTTATAATTCAAGCTGTTAAAATTTAATCAAAGAGTGACTTGATCAGTTTGATACCCGCATCTTGGCCGCCTTGATTGTAAGCATCCAAAAGCGCTGAACCTAGAATGGCGATTTCCGCTTTACCAAGCAATGCATCAATCTGCCCTTTGTTTCTCAAACCAAATCCCACCCCCAATGGCGTGTTCGTGTGCTGTTTAATCTCCGCTAAATAGCTGTCTAGTTCAGTGTTTGGAGTTTTGTTTTGATGACAGGATTGCCCAGTGACACCGGAGCGTGCCACACAATATAAAAAACCTTCAGCTTGTTTGGCCAGCATAGCCAAACGCTCTTTTGGGGTAGCAGGTGTGACCAACCAAATGGGATCTATTCCTTTGTCGTGACAAGCTTGCCGATACTCTTGGGCGGCTTCAATGGGAAGGTCTGGCAGGATAAGGCCACAGATATTTTCTTCAGCGGCGCGCTTCGCCAGTTTTTTCAGACCAAATCGATACATAGGATTGAGGTAGCTCATGAGAACAATGCGACTTTCTGGGAAGTTTTTTGCCAGTGCTCCCAGTTGCGTTAAGCAGGTGTCGACATTTAGCTCTTGTCCTAGTGCCTGATGGCAGGCTGCTACGATACTAGGGCCATCGGCAACGGGATCAGAGA
The window above is part of the Marinomonas sp. THO17 genome. Proteins encoded here:
- the trpA gene encoding tryptophan synthase subunit alpha, which codes for MSSLAQFTQQKLQHKSILAMTHVVYGYPTVDESLAWMTRLLEEGVDFIEVQFPFSDPVADGPSIVAACHQALGQELNVDTCLTQLGALAKNFPESRIVLMSYLNPMYRFGLKKLAKRAAEENICGLILPDLPIEAAQEYRQACHDKGIDPIWLVTPATPKERLAMLAKQAEGFLYCVARSGVTGQSCHQNKTPNTELDSYLAEIKQHTNTPLGVGFGLRNKGQIDALLGKAEIAILGSALLDAYNQGGQDAGIKLIKSLFD
- a CDS encoding ParD-like family protein; translated protein: MGIIKISDDLHDEVRTSSQVMSRSINAQAEFWIKMGRLAEQNPTLTFADIIAQEMHKASTTDKLKAV
- a CDS encoding avidin/streptavidin family protein, producing MSLTLNGVWQNSYGSLMTLEVNQSGQIVGEYSSTTGATGTYLVIGYSQPRNPSSDLGQAVVLSIFWRPIDQPAGDDGVHWMSTYCGQLSAEGELTVINTLLTTTPYNKFAPGDYVDKLVFTKTSEQGKPVFSNAGIKDSNDNRINGEWQREDGLAKLSLNIQNQTYGFISGVLTLAGEDIAMLGFTDTYADNNILQSLTLSGYMLSNQQPISLLGRMSLDATQLDVTRWLAHATAPSDVYFQSEATHWRFIKQSID
- the map gene encoding type I methionyl aminopeptidase, giving the protein MIQGIIKSAPEIEFMRESGRLLAQVFTMLDDIVKEGISTLEVNSQVENYIRKQLNARPASLGQYGYQFCLNSSINEVVCHGMPSANKKLSAKDIVNFDITLEKNGFIADSSKMYLMSQTSPIAKKLVKTTYEAMWAGIREVKPGATLGDIGAAVQAVAEKQGYSIVKEYCGHGIGKEMHEEPQILHYGKRGRGPELKAGMTFTIEPMVNQGKAKTKTKKDGWTVVTADKKLSAQWEHTILVTQNGFEVLTLRPEESHLIHSN
- a CDS encoding ATP-binding protein codes for the protein MRLSQAYDKFEHDQTVLDCFLQMWRYSADLMFIMSVEKNGEFTLYDNNPASKKVMGLSEDDKVHRLDLRQQFGDEMAEQVFATYQQVIEGGKPISIEQNGVRGDGTKIYFDTLFVPIFNAQGEAIFVCGTSRDITKIKDAEKVALQANEKLTEYSLALESVNQDLDKKVTERTKELERAKHIAEEALEAKSSFVAHMSHEIRTPINAVIGLSYLTLKTSLNDAQRDSLEKILTAGESLLRIVNDVLDFSKAEAGRMTLEKTDFSATKLLQHAISLNQVQALAKNIILSVDISPNVPAVLSGDPLRIQQLLTNLISNAVKFTEHGGVKVRLMAEPSSDHQIIFIGEVIDTGIGISSADQSRLFESFQQADDSITRAYGGTGLGLAICRQICDLMNGHLEVNSHVGMGSTFRFELPLEISSNQFEPVVEHRSGANIEIPNCSAMRILLVEDNPINQKVMMGYLDETGAQVIIANNGQQAIDRVQQQTFDIVLMDIQMPVMDGLTATKGIRSLPTGKQLPIFAMTAHVSEDAKRKSAQAGMDGHLDKPIDKAALYKILQIYQPKEQQDVTSSHEITEDVRADDEFDELLSSISAIDALDVNQAINKLDGKSVFYLELVAEFCDKYRGFSYHNLTPDRVLLEVHSLKSSLLYIGAFRLSEACAELEAQLFEESDSSIELGILESQLHTLMDQLETCLSTWEKGKQQISLSKDELISACASLATVEALLRQSDFSVENPLKELQKMLSGTKYALSVENIRYSVSSIEFEHAAELCQSLLASLQGDLV
- a CDS encoding diguanylate cyclase gives rise to the protein MTVVNRQKVLVIDDERINLKIISDILREDADVVLAISGEQGIRKAIEYKPDLILLDVLMPGLDGYETMNRLRHDVRTSTIPVIFITALDDASHEEKALLMGACDYIQKPLNHNIVQARVRLHLQLTKQRKLLEQLANIDPLTALANRRRYEEFIVREWQTAIQHNECLSLLVLDIDNFKQYNDCYGHATGDKVLKRVATVLAGQIKPGEGLVARYGGEEFVVVLPRFSQQEAERIAKKCMLDIEELNLSYSHQGQTGQVTVSVGGVCVSPLVGDLVEDFFDKADSKLVEAKNSGKNKILWFHSHELDISVK